A window of Apium graveolens cultivar Ventura chromosome 8, ASM990537v1, whole genome shotgun sequence contains these coding sequences:
- the LOC141679267 gene encoding uncharacterized protein LOC141679267, with protein MVCRNKKVRENKSVTPIIAMDWSAKTISDWREAKAERYKLNMVQCVRVQVQGGWKMPESGVLKLNVDVAVKLGSPSFSMKLIIRDHTGSFVAAKTVCTSMVSTVFEAEALAILEGLQWLLSMNHTRVTIESDSMLAVRALQGVQENLLEVGHVLNACRTILDSNSGYSISWVKRQANRVAHLLAKMPCSLHCQNIVTVPSDLLLESLVCDVS; from the coding sequence ATGGTTTGTCGGAATAAGAAAGTACGGGAGAACAAGAGTGTCACACCCATTATAGCTATGGATTGGAGTGCTAAGACGATATCCGATTGGAGGGAAGCCAAAGCTGAGCGATATAAACTTAACATGGTCCAGTGTGTTCGAGTGCAAGTCCAAGGTGGGTGGAAAATGCCGGAGTCTGGTGTTCTGAAGCTAAATGTGGATGTAGCAGTGAAGTTGGGATCACCCTCTTTCTCAATGAAACTAATAATCAGGGATCATACGGGTTCTTTTGTGGCTGCCAAAACAGTCTGCACGTCTATGGTGTCCACCGTTTTTGAAGCTGAAGCCTTGGCTATTTTGGAAGGTCTTCAATGGCTACTTTCTATGAACCATACTAGGGTGACTATCGAATCAGACTCCATGCTTGCTGTTCGTGCCCTGCAAGGTGTTCAGGAAAACCTCTTGGAAGTTGGTCATGTGTTGAATGCCTGTCGTACTATTCTAGATTCCAATTCAGGTTATTCCATATCTTGGGTTAAAAGACAAGCGAATAGGGTGGCTCATTTACTAGCCAAAATGCCTTGTTCCCTGCATTGTCAAAACATTGTTACGGTTCCTTCAGATTTGTTGTTGGAATCTCTTGTGTGTGATGTTTCTTAG